ACGAGCGGAAGGTCGCGATCGCCGAGGGCAACGGCCCCGTCAACGCCCTGGACCTCGCCCTGCGCGAGGCGCTGCGCGAGCGCCACCCCGAGGTCGACGAGTTCGAGCTGCGCGACTTCAAGGTGCGCATCCTGGACGCGCACCACGGCACCGACGCGACGGTCCGCGTGCTCGTGCGCACCTCCGGGCGAGGTCTCGAGTTCCAGACCGTCGGCGTCGGCCCGAACGTCATCGAGGCCTCCTGGGAGGCGATCTACGACGCGTACACCTACGGGCTGTACAAGTCGGGCGTCTGACCGGGCCCGGGAAGCTAGTCTGTGCCCATGACGACCTACGTTCTGACCGCCATCGGCAATGACCGTCCCGGCCTGGTCGCCGCCCTCGCCTCCGCCGTGGACGAACACGGCGGCAACTGGGTGGACTCTCAGCTCGCCCTGCTCGCCGGCAAGTTCGCCGGCATCGTGCAGGTCGACCTGCCGGACGACGGCGTCGAGGACTTCCTCGTCGCCCTGGCCGCCCTCGAGGACGAGGTGGGCCTGCAGGTCGAGGCCTCCGCCGCCGAGCCCGCCGCCGCGGCGGACGGCGCCCCCTCCCGCGCCCTGCGCCTGCACCTGCTCGGTCAGGACCGCACCGGCATGGTCCGCGAGGTCACCACCGCCCTGCGCTCCCAGGGCGCGACCATCGACGGCCTGCGCTCCTGGACCCGTGAGGCCCCCGAGGGCGGCGGCATGCTCTTCGAGGCCGAGGCGGAGCTGCGCCTGCCCGGCGACCGCGACGAGGCCGACGTGCGCGACGCGCTCGAG
This genomic interval from Brachybacterium aquaticum contains the following:
- a CDS encoding glycine cleavage system protein R; this translates as MTTYVLTAIGNDRPGLVAALASAVDEHGGNWVDSQLALLAGKFAGIVQVDLPDDGVEDFLVALAALEDEVGLQVEASAAEPAAAADGAPSRALRLHLLGQDRTGMVREVTTALRSQGATIDGLRSWTREAPEGGGMLFEAEAELRLPGDRDEADVRDALETIAQELMVDLELDADD